The following proteins come from a genomic window of Corynebacterium sp. P4-C1:
- a CDS encoding DivIVA domain-containing protein — translation MYRVFEALDELVNTVEQAYGVPMTSNCMVPRNEVLALLDDIRNAFPVEIDDAQDVLDKQDEILRGAEDRADAIIGDAEGEAQRLVGDAHNESESMLSDAQQRSTLMVANAEEDANNTVTRARDEAEQLVERARREAERLVADGNESYDRSVAEGLEEQQRLVTEAEVTRRADEEAHRIVESAHAESSRLRNECDEYVDGKLAEFEETLTGVLRTVTSDRSALRHGAGASGRYERGARDVREVRDTRDARDAREVRDDRGYPRGH, via the coding sequence ATGTACCGCGTATTTGAAGCTCTCGATGAACTGGTCAACACCGTCGAACAGGCCTACGGCGTTCCGATGACGTCGAACTGCATGGTTCCGCGCAATGAAGTGCTTGCGCTTCTCGACGACATCCGCAACGCCTTCCCCGTCGAGATCGACGACGCGCAGGACGTGCTGGATAAGCAGGACGAGATCCTGCGCGGCGCCGAGGACCGCGCGGACGCGATTATCGGGGACGCGGAAGGTGAAGCCCAGCGCCTGGTCGGCGATGCCCACAATGAATCCGAATCCATGCTGAGCGATGCCCAGCAGCGTTCGACCCTGATGGTCGCCAATGCGGAGGAGGACGCCAACAACACGGTCACCCGTGCGCGGGACGAGGCGGAACAGCTGGTGGAGCGTGCTCGTCGTGAAGCGGAGCGACTCGTCGCAGACGGCAACGAGTCCTACGACCGCTCCGTTGCTGAGGGTCTGGAGGAGCAGCAGCGCCTGGTGACCGAGGCTGAGGTCACCCGCCGCGCCGACGAAGAAGCCCACCGGATCGTCGAGTCCGCCCACGCGGAGTCCAGCCGCCTGCGCAACGAGTGCGACGAGTACGTCGACGGGAAACTCGCCGAATTTGAGGAGACCCTCACCGGTGTTTTGCGCACCGTCACCTCCGACCGCTCCGCCCTCCGCCACGGCGCGGGTGCCTCCGGCCGCTACGAGCGCGGTGCGCGCGATGTCCGTGAAGTCCGTGACACCCGTGACGCCCGTGACGCTAGGGAAGTCCGCGACGACCGCGGCTACCCGCGCGGGCACTAA
- a CDS encoding DUF177 domain-containing protein, with amino-acid sequence MATNPFIVDVSAAQRGDGLPVTTTQTGPSPSRIGPEMIAIPEGQEISVESTVTPLGEGVLVDATATVQLKGQCVRCLRELTPTETITVSQVFSGSDDFITGDDVTSEDEGSGDDVPQIIDDTVNLEQAFVDEVGLSLPFNPVCEPECPEDSEVPSADGVSGEENDLVDPRWAGLEKFLTGGDGGDSTNAGAETGSGK; translated from the coding sequence ATGGCTACTAACCCGTTTATTGTGGATGTCTCGGCCGCCCAGCGCGGCGACGGGCTTCCGGTGACCACCACCCAGACAGGCCCGTCGCCGTCGCGCATCGGCCCGGAAATGATCGCCATCCCGGAAGGGCAGGAAATCAGCGTCGAATCGACTGTCACGCCGCTCGGTGAGGGCGTGCTTGTCGACGCTACGGCGACGGTACAGCTCAAAGGCCAGTGCGTGCGCTGCCTCCGTGAGCTGACCCCGACAGAGACCATCACCGTCTCCCAGGTGTTCTCGGGTTCCGACGACTTCATCACCGGCGATGACGTCACCTCCGAGGACGAAGGTTCCGGCGACGATGTCCCGCAGATCATCGACGACACCGTTAACTTGGAGCAAGCGTTCGTCGACGAGGTCGGGTTGAGCCTGCCGTTCAACCCGGTGTGCGAGCCGGAGTGCCCGGAGGATTCCGAGGTGCCGAGCGCCGACGGAGTGTCGGGCGAAGAGAACGATCTGGTGGATCCACGCTGGGCCGGCCTGGAGAAATTCCTCACCGGCGGCGATGGCGGTGACAGCACGAACGCTGGCGCTGAAACAGGCTCCGGGAAGTAA
- the rnc gene encoding ribonuclease III, with the protein MPRAKKNKIPGDQALAEAFAAVDHTPLLDKLGVEIEPDILRLALTHRSFANEHGTLPNNERLEFVGDAVLGLTIANALFERFPSRPESDLSPMRARIVSRYGLADVAREIGLGAHILLGKGEETTGGRDKDSILADTTEAVLGAIYRQHGFNCTRDVILRLFKDKIDNAHWIQDWKTELQERVAELGGHPPVYTATAEGPEHEQVFTAHALIDGTSRGTGRGHNKKTAEQNAAREAFFFLKDHPETIALRRE; encoded by the coding sequence GTGCCACGCGCGAAGAAGAACAAGATTCCCGGCGACCAGGCCTTGGCCGAAGCGTTCGCCGCTGTTGACCACACACCGCTGCTGGACAAGCTCGGTGTCGAGATCGAACCGGACATCCTGCGCCTTGCGTTGACGCACCGCTCGTTCGCGAACGAGCACGGGACACTACCGAACAACGAGCGCCTCGAGTTCGTCGGTGACGCGGTGCTTGGTCTGACCATTGCGAACGCGCTGTTCGAGCGCTTTCCGTCGCGCCCTGAATCAGACCTGTCGCCGATGCGCGCCCGCATCGTGTCCCGCTACGGTCTCGCCGACGTCGCCCGCGAAATTGGGCTCGGCGCGCACATTCTGCTGGGCAAGGGCGAGGAGACCACCGGCGGTCGCGACAAGGACTCGATCCTCGCGGACACAACCGAGGCAGTCCTCGGCGCGATTTACCGCCAGCACGGTTTCAACTGCACCCGTGACGTGATCCTGCGCCTCTTCAAGGACAAGATCGACAACGCACACTGGATCCAGGACTGGAAGACGGAGTTGCAGGAGCGCGTCGCAGAGCTGGGCGGCCACCCGCCGGTCTACACCGCCACCGCCGAAGGCCCGGAGCACGAGCAGGTCTTCACCGCGCACGCGCTTATCGACGGCACCTCCCGCGGCACCGGACGCGGCCACAACAAGAAGACCGCCGAGCAGAACGCGGCCCGCGAAGCCTTCTTCTTCCTCAAAGACCACCCGGAAACCATCGCTCTTAGGCGGGAATAG
- a CDS encoding acylphosphatase: MSTTRMTAFVSGRVQGVGFRWWTRSRALELGLAGYAKNLRDGRVEVVAEGEQADIDKLLALLEEQPSTARRPGEVRAVVPQYSEPRGATGFEER, encoded by the coding sequence ATGAGCACCACACGAATGACAGCTTTCGTCTCCGGCCGCGTCCAGGGGGTCGGCTTCCGCTGGTGGACGCGCAGCCGCGCCCTCGAACTCGGACTCGCCGGCTACGCGAAGAACCTGCGCGACGGACGCGTGGAAGTGGTGGCGGAAGGGGAGCAGGCGGACATCGACAAGCTCCTCGCCCTACTTGAAGAGCAACCCTCGACAGCTAGGCGTCCCGGCGAAGTGCGCGCCGTCGTGCCGCAGTACAGCGAACCGCGCGGCGCGACCGGCTTCGAAGAGCGGTAG
- the smc gene encoding chromosome segregation protein SMC → MHLTSLTLRGFKSFASATTMKFEPGICAVVGPNGSGKSNVVDALAWVMGEQGAKNLRGGKMEDVIFAGAGERKQLGRAEVTLTFDNTDGRLPIEYSQVAITRRMFRDGASEYEINGAKARLMDIQELLSDSGIGREMHIIVGQGKLNEILESRPEDRRAFIEEAAGVLKHRRRREKAQRKLTGMQANLDRLTDLTDELGKQLKPLARQAEAAQRAATVQADVRDARLRLAGHKVVTLRASLDDAARTANLHAQQVETVTGQLADAEAHQGEVEELHSAAAVNSEHAQQLWFGLSSLAERTSATLRIATERASHVGDTTEYRGQDPDDLVARAERAEQQHANALAEYEKAEQKRKDIAARVEELAEKARAAEAEHMAQVRAIADRREGVVRLLAQEESQVAAVESAKQEIERLAAAADETRARAQEADAEAQSAAEKIAEIARGREPLENAHVRAAAEAEAAEQRLEQLRAEQKSREKAVYSLSARIATLSETAPVAEAADVLGAAFSPVADRMKPAKGMEKALATALGAHAEALAGDVDTDMIAEQLGGASRGVVVDTTSGGRSWRLDGTPPAGATWLLDHVTLDDEVVGPITRILVDVVLADDVAAARRAVADDPRLRAVTLDGVVVGEGWLAAGSGGASSVEVAAQIESATSELEKAQAQLDELSGTLEGAKIAAEEARVAAASAKAALKEHDAQADSWKRDHQRLIKQAEQAQKQHASSAKQANEADIRLSGREKALAETRDRLSRVERPDSDEEADATARDEANAALTEARSAEMEATLAARSAQQAVDNVAGRGAALRRQAEHERQAKARHDAAMARKRAQAELAEAVAGHARDLASRIADSLERATHRRDTLAADVKQLAARQSQAREKVSALRQQLARLGDTSHAADIAREQAQVRIDEAETKIVEQLGIAIDDLLADYTPAEDFDEAEENKRLKKAERDLAALGKVNPLALEEYKALEERYSFLSTQLADVVQARKDLAGVIEDVDKQILQLFTDAWHDVEREFPRVFQTLFPGGEARLLLTDPSDMLTTGIEIEARPPGKKVKRLSLLSGGEKSLTALAMLVAIFRARPSPFYVLDEVEAALDDVNLRRLIALLEELREDSQLIVITHQKPTMDVANVLYGVTMRGDGVTRVISQRMSPAPREAAESTE, encoded by the coding sequence ATGCACCTGACTTCGCTGACGCTTAGAGGATTCAAGTCTTTCGCGTCTGCGACGACGATGAAATTCGAGCCGGGCATTTGCGCGGTCGTCGGTCCGAACGGATCCGGTAAGTCGAACGTGGTGGATGCTCTTGCCTGGGTGATGGGGGAGCAGGGCGCGAAGAATCTGCGCGGCGGGAAGATGGAGGACGTCATCTTCGCTGGCGCGGGGGAGCGCAAGCAGCTCGGACGAGCGGAAGTGACGCTGACTTTCGATAACACTGACGGCAGGCTGCCGATCGAGTATTCGCAGGTGGCCATCACGCGTCGCATGTTCCGCGACGGAGCCAGCGAGTACGAGATCAACGGGGCGAAGGCGCGCCTGATGGATATCCAGGAGCTGCTGTCCGACTCGGGCATCGGCCGTGAGATGCACATCATCGTCGGGCAGGGAAAACTCAACGAGATTCTCGAGTCGCGCCCGGAGGACCGCCGCGCGTTCATTGAGGAAGCGGCTGGCGTGCTCAAGCACCGCCGCCGCCGCGAGAAGGCCCAGCGCAAACTCACGGGCATGCAGGCGAATCTCGACCGCCTGACAGATCTCACCGACGAGCTGGGGAAGCAGCTCAAACCGCTGGCGCGCCAGGCCGAGGCCGCGCAGCGCGCAGCGACCGTGCAGGCGGATGTCCGTGATGCGCGTCTGCGTCTTGCGGGCCACAAGGTGGTCACGCTCCGGGCATCGCTTGACGACGCCGCGCGCACCGCCAACCTCCATGCCCAGCAGGTCGAGACCGTGACCGGGCAGCTCGCCGACGCTGAAGCGCACCAGGGGGAGGTGGAGGAACTGCATTCTGCTGCAGCGGTGAATTCCGAGCATGCGCAGCAGTTGTGGTTCGGGTTGTCGTCTCTGGCGGAGCGCACGTCCGCAACCCTGCGTATTGCCACCGAGCGCGCCTCGCATGTGGGGGACACCACCGAGTACCGCGGCCAGGACCCCGACGATCTGGTCGCACGTGCGGAGCGCGCCGAGCAGCAGCACGCCAACGCTTTGGCCGAATACGAGAAAGCCGAGCAGAAGCGCAAAGACATCGCCGCCCGCGTTGAGGAACTGGCTGAAAAGGCCCGCGCCGCGGAGGCGGAACATATGGCCCAGGTACGCGCGATCGCCGACCGGCGTGAAGGCGTGGTGCGCCTGCTCGCCCAGGAGGAGAGTCAGGTCGCAGCTGTCGAGAGCGCGAAGCAGGAGATCGAGCGGCTCGCAGCCGCAGCCGACGAGACCCGCGCGCGGGCCCAGGAAGCTGATGCGGAAGCACAGTCCGCCGCGGAGAAAATCGCCGAGATTGCCCGCGGACGCGAACCACTGGAAAACGCCCATGTGCGCGCTGCCGCGGAGGCGGAAGCAGCCGAACAGCGCCTGGAGCAGCTGCGCGCAGAGCAGAAGTCGAGGGAGAAGGCGGTGTACTCGTTGTCGGCGCGCATCGCGACGCTCAGCGAGACCGCTCCCGTCGCCGAGGCCGCCGATGTGCTCGGCGCGGCCTTCTCGCCTGTCGCCGACCGCATGAAACCAGCCAAGGGGATGGAGAAGGCACTCGCGACGGCCCTCGGCGCGCATGCGGAGGCACTCGCCGGCGACGTCGACACAGATATGATCGCTGAGCAGCTCGGCGGGGCCTCGCGCGGCGTGGTAGTGGACACAACTTCAGGCGGCCGCTCGTGGCGCCTCGACGGTACCCCGCCTGCCGGCGCCACTTGGCTGCTCGACCACGTCACGCTCGACGACGAGGTTGTCGGCCCCATCACCCGCATTCTCGTCGACGTCGTGCTTGCCGACGATGTGGCCGCCGCCCGCCGTGCCGTCGCCGATGACCCGCGCCTGCGCGCGGTGACCCTCGACGGCGTCGTCGTGGGCGAAGGCTGGCTCGCCGCCGGTTCCGGCGGTGCGTCGAGCGTGGAGGTCGCCGCTCAGATTGAATCCGCTACTTCCGAGCTGGAAAAAGCACAGGCGCAGCTGGATGAGCTTTCCGGCACCCTCGAAGGCGCGAAGATCGCCGCGGAGGAGGCCCGCGTGGCCGCCGCATCCGCCAAGGCCGCGCTCAAAGAGCACGACGCGCAGGCCGATTCGTGGAAGCGCGACCACCAGCGTTTGATCAAGCAGGCGGAGCAGGCGCAGAAGCAGCATGCCAGTTCCGCGAAACAGGCCAACGAGGCGGATATCCGCCTCAGCGGACGCGAGAAGGCCCTGGCCGAGACCCGCGACCGCCTCTCCCGCGTGGAGCGCCCCGACTCGGACGAGGAGGCCGACGCGACCGCCCGCGACGAAGCCAACGCCGCACTGACCGAGGCCCGTTCCGCGGAAATGGAAGCCACGCTCGCGGCGCGTTCCGCCCAGCAAGCGGTGGACAATGTTGCGGGCAGGGGAGCGGCGCTTCGTCGTCAAGCGGAGCACGAGCGCCAGGCGAAAGCCCGTCACGACGCCGCGATGGCGCGTAAACGTGCTCAGGCCGAGCTCGCCGAGGCTGTCGCCGGACATGCCCGCGACCTCGCCTCGCGCATCGCCGACTCCCTCGAGCGCGCCACGCATCGCCGCGACACGTTGGCCGCCGACGTGAAACAGCTCGCCGCACGCCAATCCCAGGCCCGCGAGAAGGTCAGCGCTTTGCGCCAGCAGCTCGCCCGCCTCGGTGACACCTCGCACGCCGCCGACATTGCCCGTGAGCAGGCGCAAGTGCGCATCGACGAGGCCGAAACGAAGATCGTCGAGCAGCTCGGCATCGCCATCGACGATCTCCTCGCCGATTACACGCCCGCTGAGGACTTCGACGAAGCCGAGGAGAACAAGCGCCTCAAGAAGGCGGAAAGGGACCTCGCCGCGCTCGGCAAAGTCAATCCCCTGGCGCTGGAGGAGTACAAGGCGCTCGAGGAGCGCTACAGCTTCCTGTCCACCCAACTCGCCGACGTGGTCCAGGCGCGGAAGGACCTGGCGGGGGTGATCGAGGATGTCGACAAGCAAATTCTGCAGCTCTTCACCGACGCGTGGCACGACGTCGAACGTGAATTCCCGCGGGTGTTCCAGACGCTGTTCCCCGGCGGCGAGGCGCGCCTTCTGCTCACCGACCCCTCCGACATGCTCACCACCGGCATCGAGATCGAAGCGCGCCCGCCCGGCAAGAAGGTCAAACGCCTCTCGCTTCTGTCCGGCGGCGAGAAATCGCTCACCGCGCTCGCCATGCTCGTAGCCATCTTCCGCGCGCGCCCCAGCCCGTTCTACGTCCTTGACGAGGTCGAAGCAGCGCTTGACGACGTCAACCTCCGCCGCCTCATCGCTCTCCTCGAAGAACTCCGCGAAGACTCGCAGCTCATCGTGATCACCCACCAGAAACCCACGATGGATGTCGCGAACGTGCTCTACGGTGTGACTATGCGCGGCGACGGAGTGACCCGCGTGATTTCCCAGCGCATGAGCCCCGCGCCGCGCGAAGCCGCGGAGTCTACGGAGTAG
- the gdhA gene encoding NADP-specific glutamate dehydrogenase — MSNEDQISGYYNKLLKRNAGEPEFHQAVAEVLDSLRIVLHKDPHYNDYGLIERLCEPERQIIFRVPWVADDGEVRVNRGFRVQFNSALGPYKGGLRFHPSVNLGIIKFLGFEQIFKNSLTGLPIGGGKGGSDFDPKGKSDAEIMRFCQSFMTELHRHVGEYRDVPAGDIGVGGREIGYLFGQYRRLTNKHESGVLTGKGLTWGGSLVRTEATGYGTVYINNQMMQENGDSLSGAKVIVSGSGNVAIYAIAKAQELGATVVGFSDSSGWVDTPNGVDVKLLKEIKEVRRGRVSEYAEQIEDATFHSDGSIWDLKADVALPCATQNELDGEHAKKLVANGVKYVAEGANMPSTAEAIEVFRENKIHFLPGKAANAGGVATSALEMQQNASRDSWNFEYTDNRLKDIMENIFRNTSATAAEYGHEGDYVVGANIAGFKKVADAMLAQGVI, encoded by the coding sequence ATGTCGAACGAAGACCAGATCTCGGGGTACTACAACAAACTCCTGAAGCGCAATGCGGGGGAGCCAGAATTCCACCAGGCGGTTGCCGAAGTGCTGGACTCCCTCCGGATCGTTCTGCACAAGGATCCCCACTACAACGATTACGGCCTTATTGAGCGCCTCTGCGAGCCGGAGCGGCAGATCATTTTCCGCGTTCCGTGGGTCGCAGACGATGGCGAAGTTCGCGTTAACCGTGGCTTCCGTGTCCAGTTCAACTCCGCGCTCGGCCCCTACAAGGGCGGCCTGCGCTTCCACCCGTCAGTGAACCTGGGCATTATCAAGTTCCTCGGTTTCGAGCAGATTTTCAAGAACTCCCTGACCGGCCTGCCCATCGGCGGCGGCAAGGGCGGCTCCGACTTCGATCCGAAGGGCAAGTCGGACGCTGAGATCATGCGCTTCTGCCAGTCCTTCATGACTGAGCTGCACCGCCACGTCGGCGAGTACCGCGACGTCCCCGCCGGTGACATTGGCGTGGGCGGCCGCGAGATCGGCTACCTCTTCGGCCAGTACCGCCGCCTGACCAATAAGCACGAGTCCGGCGTATTGACGGGTAAGGGACTGACTTGGGGCGGCTCCCTCGTGCGCACCGAGGCCACCGGTTACGGCACCGTCTACATCAACAACCAGATGATGCAGGAAAACGGTGATTCCCTCAGCGGCGCCAAGGTCATCGTCTCCGGTTCCGGCAACGTGGCCATTTACGCAATCGCGAAGGCGCAGGAGCTCGGCGCGACTGTCGTGGGCTTCTCCGACTCGTCCGGGTGGGTCGACACCCCGAACGGCGTCGACGTGAAGCTCCTCAAGGAGATCAAGGAAGTCCGCCGCGGCCGCGTCTCCGAGTACGCCGAGCAGATCGAGGACGCGACCTTCCACAGCGACGGCTCCATCTGGGACCTCAAGGCCGATGTCGCTCTGCCGTGCGCGACCCAGAACGAGCTCGACGGCGAGCACGCGAAGAAGCTGGTGGCCAACGGCGTCAAGTATGTTGCCGAGGGTGCCAACATGCCGTCGACCGCTGAGGCGATCGAAGTCTTCCGCGAGAACAAGATCCACTTCCTGCCGGGCAAGGCAGCCAACGCCGGCGGTGTAGCCACCTCTGCACTGGAGATGCAGCAGAACGCGTCGCGCGACTCGTGGAATTTCGAGTACACCGACAACCGTTTGAAGGACATCATGGAGAATATCTTCCGCAACACCTCCGCCACCGCGGCCGAATACGGCCATGAGGGCGACTATGTGGTGGGCGCCAATATCGCCGGCTTCAAGAAGGTCGCCGACGCGATGCTGGCCCAGGGTGTCATCTAG
- the ftsY gene encoding signal recognition particle-docking protein FtsY, whose amino-acid sequence MNSTALWVTIAVVVALLIILGIIIVVGKNRKKSKTVSFEKKEPEQQKELTQQEKSGNYQAKGGFNFAPAGAPTAEKEPVRVDEPLKRDTPSTSAKAAGAGAAAAGAAGAAAASAAKPADASDSSDVSDTTGTTEMEQIAPAPTAADEVDPVELGETETEVIEPDPAEIEPAKDPAPEAQVDQGKAAPPAKPETPAEPTGKPGGIAGADHLVEPEVAADDSRAEAEAEAEAKEAAEAARTTADAAEEAREQTPAPKPDAAAGTTGAAGAAAAGAGAAAAGTAEANEAAEETQASVIETEPVPDEQLDDIEPAAGRIGKLRGRLSRSQNAIGQGLLGILSAGDLDEDAWEEIEDTLIMADLGAELTMKVTESLREKIAERGVSSEEEARAMLRETLIEAGKPELDRSIKAMPNNGKPAVILVVGVNGTGKTTTTGKLARVLISMGHSVVLGAADTFRAAAADQLETWGRRVGASTVRGKEGADPASVAFDAVKTGVEQQADVVLVDTAGRLHTSTGLMDQLGKVKRVVEKKSQVDEVLLVLDATVGQNGLTQARVFKDVVEITGVVLTKLDGTAKGGIVFQVQEELGVPVKLVGLGEGADDLAPFEVEGFVDALLG is encoded by the coding sequence ATGAATTCAACTGCACTGTGGGTCACCATCGCCGTCGTCGTGGCGCTGCTCATCATTTTGGGCATCATCATCGTCGTCGGTAAGAACCGTAAGAAGTCCAAGACCGTCTCCTTCGAGAAGAAGGAGCCGGAGCAGCAGAAGGAACTCACCCAGCAGGAGAAATCCGGGAACTACCAGGCCAAGGGCGGGTTCAATTTTGCTCCCGCCGGCGCGCCGACGGCTGAGAAAGAGCCTGTGCGTGTCGACGAACCGCTGAAGCGCGACACCCCCTCCACCTCCGCTAAAGCAGCAGGCGCTGGTGCCGCTGCCGCTGGAGCTGCTGGTGCCGCCGCAGCTTCGGCAGCAAAGCCTGCTGATGCTTCCGATTCTTCTGACGTATCCGATACCACTGGCACCACCGAGATGGAGCAGATCGCGCCGGCACCGACTGCCGCAGACGAGGTCGACCCCGTCGAGCTTGGCGAGACCGAGACCGAAGTGATTGAGCCGGATCCGGCCGAGATCGAGCCGGCGAAGGACCCCGCCCCGGAAGCACAGGTTGATCAGGGGAAGGCTGCACCGCCTGCTAAACCGGAAACCCCCGCTGAGCCAACGGGCAAGCCCGGCGGCATTGCTGGCGCCGACCACTTGGTCGAACCCGAAGTCGCCGCGGATGACTCTCGGGCAGAAGCCGAAGCAGAAGCAGAAGCGAAGGAAGCGGCCGAGGCGGCACGAACGACCGCTGACGCTGCCGAAGAGGCGCGCGAACAGACTCCGGCACCGAAGCCGGATGCCGCTGCTGGTACTACCGGTGCGGCTGGTGCGGCTGCCGCCGGTGCCGGCGCTGCGGCGGCGGGCACCGCAGAAGCAAACGAGGCCGCGGAAGAGACGCAGGCCAGCGTCATCGAGACCGAGCCAGTACCCGACGAGCAGCTGGACGACATTGAGCCGGCAGCGGGCCGCATCGGGAAGCTGCGCGGGCGCCTGTCACGCTCCCAGAACGCGATCGGCCAGGGTCTGCTGGGCATTCTCTCCGCAGGCGACCTCGACGAGGACGCCTGGGAAGAAATCGAGGACACGCTGATCATGGCGGACCTTGGCGCGGAACTGACTATGAAGGTCACCGAATCCCTGCGCGAGAAAATCGCCGAGCGCGGCGTGTCCAGCGAGGAAGAAGCGCGCGCGATGCTGCGCGAGACCCTCATCGAGGCGGGCAAGCCGGAACTGGACCGCTCCATTAAGGCGATGCCGAATAACGGCAAGCCGGCAGTCATCCTCGTCGTCGGCGTCAACGGCACCGGCAAGACCACCACGACCGGCAAGCTGGCGCGCGTGCTCATCTCCATGGGCCACAGCGTGGTGCTCGGTGCAGCGGATACTTTCCGTGCAGCCGCAGCAGACCAGCTGGAGACGTGGGGCCGCCGCGTGGGCGCTTCCACCGTCCGCGGCAAGGAAGGCGCAGACCCTGCGTCCGTCGCTTTCGACGCGGTCAAGACCGGTGTGGAGCAGCAGGCTGACGTCGTGCTCGTCGACACCGCAGGCCGCCTGCACACCTCCACCGGCCTGATGGACCAGCTGGGCAAGGTCAAGCGCGTTGTGGAGAAGAAGTCTCAGGTCGACGAGGTTCTGCTGGTGCTCGACGCCACCGTTGGCCAGAATGGCCTGACCCAGGCGCGCGTGTTCAAGGACGTCGTCGAGATCACCGGTGTCGTCCTGACCAAGCTGGACGGCACCGCCAAGGGAGGCATCGTCTTCCAGGTCCAGGAGGAACTTGGCGTGCCGGTCAAGCTCGTCGGCCTCGGCGAGGGCGCGGACGACCTCGCTCCGTTCGAGGTGGAGGGCTTTGTCGACGCGTTGCTCGGCTAG
- the mutM gene encoding bifunctional DNA-formamidopyrimidine glycosylase/DNA-(apurinic or apyrimidinic site) lyase — protein MPELPEVEVVRRGLDTHVVGAAFGEINVLHPRAVRGNEVDLAEVLPGLTITGTDRRGKFLWLTLSDGAALLVHLRMSGQMLVGEPGVVDSPHLRIRAQLHSPDGIKELDFVDQRTFGSWQYVPLTVSGRGRPIPTTIPHIAADPFEPDFDPVATARAMRKKNVAVKSLLLDQSVVSGIGSIYADEAMWAAGVKPTRKGKALRQRDAVALLEESHAVMARALEAGGTSFDSLYVNVNGASGYFSRSLNAYGQAGEPCARCGTPIIRTVVNGRSSYYCPSCQTR, from the coding sequence GTGCCGGAACTTCCCGAAGTGGAGGTGGTGCGCCGCGGCCTCGACACCCACGTCGTCGGCGCGGCATTCGGTGAGATCAACGTGCTCCACCCCCGCGCCGTCCGCGGCAACGAAGTCGATCTTGCCGAGGTGCTGCCCGGCCTGACCATCACCGGGACCGACCGCCGCGGAAAATTCCTGTGGCTGACGCTTTCCGACGGTGCCGCGCTGCTCGTCCACCTCCGCATGTCGGGGCAGATGCTGGTGGGGGAGCCTGGTGTGGTGGACAGCCCCCATCTGCGCATCCGTGCGCAGCTGCACAGCCCTGATGGAATCAAGGAGCTCGACTTCGTCGACCAGCGCACCTTCGGGTCGTGGCAGTATGTGCCGCTCACTGTTTCCGGTCGGGGCCGCCCCATCCCCACCACCATTCCGCACATCGCGGCCGATCCTTTTGAACCCGACTTCGATCCGGTGGCCACCGCCCGCGCCATGCGCAAGAAGAATGTGGCTGTGAAATCGCTTTTGCTGGATCAGTCTGTGGTCAGCGGAATCGGCTCCATCTACGCCGATGAGGCGATGTGGGCAGCAGGGGTCAAGCCCACACGCAAAGGCAAGGCGCTGCGCCAGCGCGATGCCGTTGCCCTGCTCGAGGAATCGCACGCTGTCATGGCCCGCGCGCTCGAAGCGGGCGGCACCAGCTTCGATTCCCTCTATGTGAACGTCAACGGCGCTTCCGGCTACTTCTCTCGTTCCCTGAACGCTTACGGCCAAGCCGGTGAACCCTGCGCGCGCTGCGGTACGCCGATCATCCGCACCGTCGTCAACGGCCGATCGAGTTATTATTGCCCGTCTTGCCAGACGCGCTGA